In the genome of Syntrophales bacterium, one region contains:
- a CDS encoding transposase: protein MKDKNKSAGQTPSVGQASHPPAVGQASRLSELTWRRHLPHYQLSSGYYFITFATHNRLLLQPPQKNCVFDAVCFLDGKKYVLYAVVVLNDHVHLVINPIEPLPKIMHSIKSFTAHEINKMLNRKGKVWQDESYDRVIRDEDEFFEKVKYIANNPIRTNLARQYEDYKWLYIKGWMKKDL, encoded by the coding sequence ATGAAAGACAAAAATAAATCGGCAGGGCAAACTCCATCAGTAGGACAGGCGTCTCACCCACCAGCAGTAGGACAGGCGTCTCGCCTGTCAGAACTTACATGGAGACGTCATCTTCCTCATTATCAACTATCTTCCGGCTACTACTTCATTACATTTGCTACCCATAATAGACTTCTATTACAGCCACCACAAAAGAATTGCGTTTTCGATGCCGTTTGCTTTTTAGACGGTAAGAAGTACGTACTTTATGCCGTTGTGGTATTGAATGACCATGTACATTTGGTAATAAATCCTATTGAACCCTTACCTAAAATAATGCACAGCATAAAAAGCTTTACCGCCCATGAGATAAACAAAATGTTAAACAGAAAAGGTAAAGTGTGGCAAGACGAAAGCTATGACAGAGTAATAAGAGATGAGGATGAATTTTTTGAAAAGGTCAAGTACATTGCAAATAATCCTATTAGGACGAATTTGGCAAGGCAATATGAGGATTATAAATGGTTATATATAAAGGGCTGGATGAAAAAAGATTTATAG